A genomic stretch from Corvus cornix cornix isolate S_Up_H32 chromosome 9, ASM73873v5, whole genome shotgun sequence includes:
- the TNFSF10 gene encoding tumor necrosis factor ligand superfamily member 10 has product MLPAGGPSPALTCGAVLVAAVLLQSVCVAVTFLYFTSELRQLQDSYSKSGIACLTGEEIGNSIQNLDLIESEDREADPCWQVKWHLGKLIKKMMSRSYEENISAINVERTLTLPHTEGQTPRGPTRRIAAHLTGSSSSRRSALSSRISPLPRRGIGHKINNWESSRKGHSFLYNVELRNGELVIPQTGFYYIYSQIYFRFRENENEDSDLLGQIRNPKQLVQYVYKLTNYPEPILLMKSARTSCWSKKAEYGLYSIYQGGVFQLKREDRIFVSVSNSDIVDMDKEASFFGAFMIG; this is encoded by the exons ATGCTGCCGGCGGgcggccccagccccgcgctGACCTGCGGGGCCGTGCTGGTGGCCGCCGTGCTCCTGCAGTCCGTGTGCGTGGCCGTCACCTTCCTGTACTTCACCAGCGAGCTCAGACAG ctccaggactCGTACTCCAAGAGCGGCATCGCTTGTCTCACCGGGGAGGAGATCGGAAATTCCATCCAAAACTTGGATCTCATCGAAAGCGAAGACAGAGAAGCTGATCCCTGCTGGCAAGTAAAGTGGCACCTGGGAAAGTTAATTAAAAAG ATGATGTCAAGAAGCTACGAGGAAAACATATCTGCGATCAATG TTGAAAGGACTCTGACACTGCCACACACGGAGGGGCAGACGCCGCGTGGTCCCACCCGCAGGATCGCGGCGCATCTGacgggcagcagcagcagcaggaggagtgCCCTGTCCTCACGCA taagTCCCTTGCCCAGAAGAGGGATTGGACACAAAATAAACAACTGGGAATCATCAAGAAAAGGCCACTCCTTCCTTTACAATGTGGAGCTGAGAAACGGCGAGTTAGTGATACCCCAGACGGGCTTTTATTACATCTACTCACAAATTTACTTCCGATTCCGTGAAAACGAGAACGAGGACTCAGATTTGTTGGGACAAATCAGGAACCCCAAACAGCTTGTCCAGTATGTTTACAAACTGACTAATTACCCTGAGCCCATTTTGCTGATGAAAAGTGCAAGGACAAGCTGCTGGTCTAAAAAGGCGGAATATGGACTTTATTCCATCTATCAAGGTGGTGTGTTTCAGCTGAAGAGAGAGGACAGAATTTTTGTCTCTGTCAGCAACAGTGACATAGTTGACATGGACAAAGAAGCAAGTTTTTTTGGAGCCTTTATGATTGGTTAG